One Vicinamibacterales bacterium DNA window includes the following coding sequences:
- a CDS encoding Rrf2 family transcriptional regulator: protein MQLTRAADYGVRVMIHLASDENSARASLTDLAAAAEVSPAFLSKVLQRLVRAGLVASRRGKHGGFEIVERGRRSSLLDILRALEGVPELNVCLLSGGCHRSPTCPAHPVWREVERHMHALLSDATLDRLVANAHEREKAGAS, encoded by the coding sequence ATGCAGCTCACTCGTGCAGCAGACTACGGCGTCCGGGTCATGATCCACCTCGCCAGCGACGAGAACAGCGCGCGTGCCAGTCTGACCGATCTGGCCGCCGCTGCTGAAGTGTCGCCGGCCTTCCTGTCGAAGGTCCTCCAGCGGCTGGTCCGGGCCGGCCTCGTCGCGTCGCGTCGCGGCAAGCATGGCGGCTTCGAGATCGTCGAGCGCGGCCGCCGATCGTCCCTGCTCGACATTCTGCGCGCGCTCGAAGGTGTGCCGGAACTGAACGTCTGCCTGCTGTCGGGCGGCTGCCACCGCAGCCCGACGTGCCCAGCGCATCCAGTCTGGCGCGAAGTGGAGCGGCACATGCACGCGCTCCTCTCGGACGCCACGCTCGACAGACTCGTGGCGAACGCCCACGAGCGAGAGAAGGCCGGCGCCTCCTGA
- a CDS encoding hemolysin III family protein, producing MYRGERFNSITHLVGASLAVVGLVLLVVQASRAGDARKLVSFSIYGATLVALYTFSTLYHSLKGTPKRIFRQLDHTAIYLLIAGTYTPVTLVVLRGQLGWWLLCAVWALAIVGAAQEFRHVKGERVLSVVIYVAMGWLGILAFRPLVAGLGPAGLAWLVGGGVCYTGGIAFYAFDKRLPVFHGIWHLFVLAGSIAHYVVVLAFIA from the coding sequence GTGTATAGAGGAGAACGATTCAACAGCATCACGCACCTGGTCGGAGCCAGCCTGGCGGTCGTCGGCCTGGTTCTGCTGGTCGTGCAGGCCAGCCGGGCCGGTGACGCACGGAAGCTCGTGAGCTTCAGCATCTACGGCGCAACGCTGGTCGCGCTGTATACCTTCTCGACGCTCTACCACAGCCTGAAGGGGACGCCGAAGCGCATCTTCCGCCAACTGGACCATACCGCCATCTATCTGCTCATCGCGGGCACGTATACCCCGGTCACGCTCGTGGTGCTGCGCGGTCAGCTCGGCTGGTGGCTGCTGTGCGCGGTGTGGGCACTGGCGATCGTCGGCGCCGCGCAGGAGTTCCGGCACGTGAAGGGTGAGCGCGTGCTCTCGGTCGTGATCTATGTGGCGATGGGCTGGCTGGGGATCCTGGCGTTCAGGCCCCTGGTGGCGGGCCTCGGGCCGGCCGGCCTCGCCTGGCTCGTCGGGGGAGGCGTCTGCTACACAGGGGGCATCGCCTTCTACGCCTTCGACAAACGCCTGCCGGTCTTTCACGGCATTTGGCATCTGTTCGTGCTCGCAGGTAGTATTGCGCATTACGTGGTCGTGTTGGCCTTCATCGCGTAA
- a CDS encoding manganese efflux pump MntP family protein — MSLWEILVIAVGLSMDAFAVALGVAASNRARGVRATFRLSFHFGLFQFLMPVCGWMLGSRVAPYIGSVDHWIACGLLVVVGGRMIREALGGEDVDPRDPSRGMRLMVLSVATSIDALAIGLTLAMLGSGIWYASLIIGCVTAGLSLLGILVGSRLGRAFGRRMEIAGGVTLIVIGLRIMAQHTL; from the coding sequence ATGTCTCTTTGGGAAATCCTCGTCATCGCCGTCGGCCTCTCGATGGACGCCTTCGCGGTCGCGCTCGGGGTCGCAGCGAGCAACCGTGCCCGCGGAGTCCGCGCCACGTTCCGACTCTCGTTCCACTTCGGCCTGTTCCAGTTCCTGATGCCGGTGTGCGGGTGGATGCTGGGCTCGCGGGTCGCGCCGTACATCGGGTCGGTCGATCACTGGATTGCGTGTGGGCTGCTCGTCGTGGTCGGCGGACGGATGATTCGCGAGGCTCTCGGCGGGGAGGACGTCGATCCACGCGATCCGAGTCGGGGCATGAGGCTCATGGTGCTGTCGGTCGCCACCAGCATCGATGCGCTGGCCATCGGCCTCACGCTGGCCATGCTCGGCAGCGGGATCTGGTACGCCAGCCTCATCATCGGCTGCGTGACCGCCGGCCTGTCCCTGCTTGGGATCCTCGTCGGCAGCCGGCTGGGGCGGGCGTTCGGCCGCCGAATGGAGATTGCCGGCGGCGTGACGCTCATCGTGATCGGCCTGCGCATCATGGCGCAGCACACGCTGTGA